One window of Botrimarina mediterranea genomic DNA carries:
- a CDS encoding autotransporter outer membrane beta-barrel domain-containing protein, translating into MTNSRTALLSIAFATLIGGSTQCQALSFGLFGSWDSQARRDAAQASMQAVVDRFNVYGDFDWGSDGYVDVYYNAGVPTAQASYYGSIDFGGTWPNERVTQHELNHWLGTGTFGGWYNQFSGGAWTGPKVSALMQQFDGEGAALRQSGVHFYPYGLNFDSEVPNDSIYMRNVALTYAMRQDMGNGNPADPWSGRRITLTGSDPVGTSAFNWFGGGYSGSYPGWSDLHFAHAGGSYSTGDYLIRTPLDTYNPGAPTPSFTFAGDVLTINNTNGAAGGLVYNGKGTSGVVTIPNLQLSDGYVRHGSGSTDLFRLDGAITLSGTSTIDAAQGDIVVRAPIGGAGGLNVTSPGRTVTFASSNNTYAGATNVIGATLDLQGATGYGTTTLSSGARLLAMGAVRGALDVQPTSTVRVGRAGLSQVLPGGRVLVDDFETYPVGGIGATPNSTGDAWLGVSNGTANAEIVAEAGNQALSVRGLNAASDTWRGAVSDLSSGRAGDASLENGATGTYFFRVKRTTRSTIDAIFGLSDQSAATTTAPGNDVASPWDEYAVQLSIAGGQSTSTLRAYSDGAGDVVVTPVSNAQWLNVWLVVDNDAKTFRVATSSGEDDGVDSGQNFLFGRRTGATVGASSLTTFGIHEALSARAELDDLYFVDGVNLSNPLTQTPSYTGETLAVGGDLTLSSGATIEIDLAASASDRIEVVGNAVLDGTIAVTLAPDSPLTPNEDFTVLTAASIESNILLGGPDGALFGVARSTDSELILTSLTGLSGDFDNNGVVDAADYTVWRDNLGAPTHRLFNATLDGVVGSLQYDAWNANYGAIAAAASMDGATPAPEASAFALASLVLALSTLGRRSNADR; encoded by the coding sequence ATGACCAATAGCCGTACGGCACTGCTGTCGATCGCGTTCGCCACCTTGATTGGTGGTTCGACTCAATGCCAAGCGCTGAGCTTCGGCCTCTTCGGCTCGTGGGACAGCCAAGCGCGGCGCGACGCGGCTCAAGCTTCGATGCAGGCGGTCGTCGATCGATTCAACGTCTACGGCGACTTCGACTGGGGCAGCGACGGGTACGTTGATGTCTATTACAACGCGGGCGTCCCCACGGCGCAGGCGAGCTACTACGGCAGCATCGACTTCGGCGGCACGTGGCCGAACGAACGCGTTACGCAACACGAATTGAACCACTGGCTGGGGACCGGCACCTTCGGCGGTTGGTACAATCAGTTCAGTGGCGGCGCGTGGACCGGGCCGAAGGTCTCCGCGCTGATGCAGCAGTTCGACGGAGAGGGCGCGGCGTTGCGGCAATCGGGCGTCCACTTCTACCCGTACGGGCTGAACTTCGACAGCGAGGTGCCCAACGACAGCATCTATATGCGGAACGTCGCGCTGACGTACGCGATGCGCCAGGACATGGGCAATGGCAATCCGGCGGACCCTTGGTCGGGCCGGCGCATCACGCTGACGGGCTCTGATCCAGTGGGGACCTCGGCATTCAACTGGTTCGGTGGCGGGTACAGCGGCAGCTACCCCGGTTGGAGCGACCTGCACTTCGCCCACGCCGGCGGCTCGTACTCGACGGGCGACTACCTGATACGGACGCCCCTCGACACCTACAACCCGGGGGCGCCGACGCCGAGCTTCACCTTCGCGGGCGACGTGCTCACGATCAACAACACCAACGGCGCCGCTGGTGGTCTTGTGTACAACGGCAAGGGAACCAGCGGCGTGGTGACGATCCCCAACCTGCAACTCAGTGATGGCTATGTCCGTCACGGCAGCGGCTCGACCGACCTCTTCCGCCTCGATGGCGCCATCACGCTGTCCGGCACATCAACCATCGACGCGGCTCAGGGCGACATCGTTGTCCGAGCGCCGATCGGCGGCGCCGGCGGACTCAACGTGACTTCGCCTGGCCGTACGGTAACGTTCGCCAGCTCGAACAACACGTACGCCGGCGCGACGAATGTCATCGGCGCCACTCTCGATCTCCAGGGCGCCACGGGCTACGGGACGACCACGCTCAGCAGCGGCGCTAGACTGTTGGCCATGGGAGCGGTCCGCGGAGCACTCGACGTGCAGCCGACATCCACAGTCCGGGTCGGACGCGCGGGCCTGTCGCAAGTCTTGCCCGGTGGGCGCGTGCTGGTGGACGACTTCGAGACGTACCCCGTCGGCGGCATCGGGGCGACGCCCAATTCAACGGGCGACGCATGGCTCGGCGTCTCCAACGGGACCGCCAACGCCGAGATCGTCGCCGAAGCCGGCAATCAGGCGCTGAGCGTGCGGGGGCTCAACGCCGCTTCCGACACTTGGCGAGGCGCTGTGTCGGACCTCAGCTCGGGCCGAGCGGGCGATGCCAGCCTGGAGAACGGCGCCACCGGCACCTATTTCTTCCGCGTTAAACGGACGACCCGCAGCACGATCGACGCCATCTTCGGTTTGAGCGATCAATCGGCGGCAACCACGACAGCGCCCGGCAACGATGTCGCCTCCCCTTGGGACGAGTACGCCGTTCAACTGTCGATCGCTGGCGGGCAAAGCACGTCAACCCTGAGGGCCTACAGCGACGGCGCGGGTGATGTTGTGGTGACGCCCGTCTCGAACGCCCAATGGCTGAATGTATGGCTGGTCGTCGATAACGACGCCAAGACTTTCCGTGTCGCCACTTCGAGCGGCGAGGACGATGGCGTCGATTCCGGGCAGAATTTTCTCTTCGGCCGCCGCACCGGAGCAACAGTTGGCGCCAGCTCGCTCACGACTTTCGGCATCCACGAAGCACTGAGCGCGCGAGCCGAGCTCGACGACCTGTACTTTGTCGACGGGGTAAACCTCTCCAATCCGCTGACGCAGACGCCGTCGTATACGGGCGAGACGCTGGCGGTCGGCGGAGACTTGACGCTGTCTTCGGGCGCCACGATCGAGATCGACCTCGCGGCCTCGGCAAGCGATCGCATCGAGGTCGTCGGCAACGCCGTTCTCGACGGGACGATCGCGGTCACCCTGGCGCCGGACTCCCCACTGACTCCGAACGAAGATTTCACCGTCCTCACCGCCGCCAGCATCGAAAGCAACATCTTACTCGGTGGGCCGGATGGCGCCTTGTTTGGCGTCGCCCGTAGCACCGACAGCGAGCTGATCCTGACTTCCCTCACTGGCCTTTCCGGCGACTTCGACAACAACGGCGTCGTCGACGCCGCCGACTACACGGTCTGGCGAGACAACCTCGGCGCCCCGACACACCGGCTCTTCAATGCGACGCTCGATGGCGTCGTTGGCTCTTTGCAGTACGACGCCTGGAACGCCAATTACGGCGCGATCGCCGCTGCGGCGTCGATGGACGGAGCAACCCCGGCGCCTGAAGCGTCGGCTTTCGCCCTTGCTTCGCTTGTCCTCGCTCTGAGCACGCTCGGTCGGCGGAGCAACGCCGATCGCTAG
- a CDS encoding glycoside hydrolase family 3 N-terminal domain-containing protein, protein MHVAVDQPRYLNATLPISQRVADLLGRMTLEEKAAQMICVWNEKVTKLLADDGRFCPDRAREHFGHGHGLGQVGRPGDAHGGAPPAEFAELTNEIQRYFIENSRLGIPVAFHDECLHGLVARDATSFPQPIGLASSFHPELVRRVYEVTAREARACGVHQALAPVVDVARDPRWGRVEETFGEDPYLVAELGVAAVRGFQGDREVGAHDRVIGTLKHFAAHGQPESGNNCAPVSISERHLRETFLYPFERCVREGGAMSVMASYNEIDGVPSHANTWLLRRVLREEWAFDGTVVSDYYAIRELWNRPDLYGHHVAANRDEAAALAVTAGVNIELPEPDCYADLADFVRRGVIAEAAIDELVGQLLAHKFELGLFEDPYVDPAAAESLVGCEEHAGVALEAARQTITLLKNDGVLPLQPGKHPTVAVIGPNAHRTMLGGYSGKPKSFVTVLDGVRQAFGADCEVLYAEGCQITIGGGWFEDEVVPSDPETDRRLIAEAVEAAKRADIVILAVGGNEQTSREAWMSNHLGDRTDLDMVGRQNELVDALHATGKPIVSLLFNGRPLAVANLAEKSAALLECWYLGQASGTAVADVLTGKQNPCGKLPITIPRSVGHLPAFYNHRPSARRGYLFDDTTPLFPFGYGLSYTDFELSDPRLDSACIAVGESTQLRVTVTNTGPYAGAQVVQLYIRDMVSTVTRPVRELKGFARVDLASGESREVVLPITPDSLAFWNIDKLFVVEPGEFELMVGFDSQASQSLRLTVSE, encoded by the coding sequence ATGCACGTTGCTGTTGACCAACCGCGTTATCTCAACGCCACGCTGCCGATCTCGCAACGTGTCGCCGACCTGCTGGGGCGGATGACGCTCGAAGAGAAGGCGGCGCAGATGATCTGCGTTTGGAATGAGAAAGTCACCAAACTGCTCGCTGATGACGGGCGCTTCTGCCCCGACCGCGCGCGTGAGCACTTCGGGCACGGGCACGGGCTTGGACAGGTTGGCCGGCCGGGTGACGCCCACGGGGGCGCGCCGCCGGCAGAGTTCGCTGAGCTTACCAACGAGATACAACGGTACTTCATCGAGAATAGCCGCCTAGGGATTCCGGTTGCGTTTCACGACGAGTGCCTCCATGGACTCGTCGCACGGGATGCGACCAGCTTTCCCCAGCCGATCGGCCTAGCGTCGTCCTTCCATCCCGAACTGGTCCGTCGCGTCTACGAGGTAACGGCCAGAGAGGCGCGGGCTTGCGGCGTGCACCAGGCGCTAGCGCCGGTCGTCGACGTGGCGCGCGACCCGCGTTGGGGCCGCGTCGAGGAGACTTTTGGCGAAGACCCGTACTTGGTCGCCGAGTTGGGTGTCGCGGCGGTCCGTGGCTTTCAGGGAGATCGGGAGGTCGGCGCCCACGACCGAGTGATCGGCACGCTCAAGCACTTCGCCGCCCACGGGCAGCCCGAGTCGGGCAACAACTGCGCGCCGGTCAGCATCTCCGAACGCCACCTGCGAGAGACCTTCCTCTACCCCTTCGAACGCTGCGTACGCGAAGGGGGCGCCATGAGCGTGATGGCGTCGTACAACGAGATCGACGGCGTCCCGTCACACGCCAACACTTGGCTGCTCCGCAGGGTGCTCCGTGAGGAATGGGCCTTCGACGGCACCGTTGTCTCAGATTACTACGCGATCCGTGAGCTGTGGAACCGCCCCGATCTGTACGGCCACCACGTCGCCGCCAACCGTGACGAAGCGGCGGCGTTAGCGGTCACCGCTGGTGTGAACATCGAGTTGCCGGAACCCGACTGTTACGCCGACCTCGCCGACTTTGTCCGACGCGGCGTCATCGCCGAAGCCGCGATCGATGAACTGGTCGGCCAGTTGCTCGCCCATAAGTTTGAGCTCGGGCTGTTCGAGGACCCCTACGTCGACCCCGCCGCGGCGGAGTCGCTTGTCGGTTGCGAAGAGCACGCCGGCGTCGCCCTGGAGGCGGCCCGTCAAACGATCACACTGCTCAAGAACGACGGCGTACTGCCACTCCAACCCGGCAAGCATCCAACAGTAGCCGTCATCGGTCCGAACGCCCATCGCACGATGCTCGGAGGCTACAGCGGCAAGCCGAAGTCGTTCGTCACCGTGCTCGATGGCGTTCGCCAAGCGTTTGGCGCCGACTGCGAAGTCCTGTACGCCGAGGGCTGCCAGATCACCATCGGCGGCGGTTGGTTCGAGGACGAGGTCGTCCCCAGCGACCCCGAGACCGACCGCCGATTGATCGCCGAAGCGGTCGAGGCAGCGAAGCGGGCGGACATCGTGATCCTGGCTGTCGGCGGCAACGAGCAGACCTCGCGCGAGGCGTGGATGTCGAATCACCTCGGCGACCGTACCGACCTCGACATGGTGGGCCGGCAAAACGAACTGGTCGACGCCCTCCACGCGACGGGCAAGCCGATCGTCTCGCTGCTGTTTAACGGTCGCCCGCTCGCCGTCGCGAACCTTGCGGAGAAGTCCGCTGCGCTGCTGGAGTGTTGGTACCTGGGGCAGGCGTCGGGGACGGCTGTGGCCGATGTCTTGACCGGCAAGCAAAATCCCTGCGGCAAATTGCCGATCACGATTCCTCGCTCGGTCGGCCACTTGCCCGCCTTCTACAACCACCGCCCCTCCGCCCGACGTGGCTATCTCTTCGACGACACGACGCCGCTGTTCCCCTTCGGTTACGGGCTGAGCTACACGGACTTCGAGCTAAGTGATCCGAGGCTCGATTCGGCATGTATCGCCGTCGGGGAATCGACGCAGTTGCGTGTCACCGTCACCAACACCGGCCCGTACGCCGGCGCGCAAGTAGTGCAACTCTACATCCGTGACATGGTCAGCACCGTCACGCGACCCGTTCGCGAGCTCAAGGGATTCGCCCGGGTGGACCTTGCCTCTGGGGAGTCGCGCGAGGTGGTTTTGCCGATCACTCCCGACAGCCTTGCCTTCTGGAACATCGACAAGTTGTTCGTCGTCGAGCCCGGCGAGTTTGAGCTGATGGTGGGATTCGACTCACAGGCGTCTCAGAGTCTGCGACTTACCGTTTCGGAGTAA
- a CDS encoding DUF1559 family PulG-like putative transporter, giving the protein MPPIQSKRPFNGFTLVELLVVIAIIGILVALLLPAVQAAREAARRMQCVSNMKNLALATINYHDQNGHFPVDESYYDGGDRGANGNSAQRVDIGSLTFQWTSRANLGLPKDGLDGGGWIVRVLPFIEEQSLYDQFDLPNEGVNGRWNGSPGNLGMNNTVDLNSPFTRALGQQPAVLSCPSDPKAGPAAGEQFPYNSGQEAPRGPQVLVATTSYKGNAGDGVYENEPTPLADWSYVPRFSCYEGDDCVGLFWRATYINGGVKMRTITDGTSQTFLMGETSPIDGNSAAWSSDGDWAVTSIEINFDYTTDGACIDGNGAVNPGQCWGLMRGFRSLHPGGVNFARCDGSVGFVSETIEHVVYRALSTRQGGEVVSE; this is encoded by the coding sequence ATGCCTCCGATCCAATCGAAGCGTCCGTTCAACGGCTTTACGCTGGTTGAGCTGCTGGTCGTCATCGCGATCATCGGCATCCTGGTGGCGTTACTGCTCCCGGCCGTGCAGGCCGCCCGTGAGGCAGCGCGGCGGATGCAGTGTGTCTCCAACATGAAGAACCTCGCGCTGGCGACGATCAACTACCACGATCAAAACGGTCACTTTCCAGTCGATGAGAGCTATTACGACGGCGGAGATCGTGGCGCCAACGGCAACAGCGCGCAACGGGTCGATATCGGTTCGCTAACCTTTCAGTGGACATCGCGAGCCAATCTAGGTCTCCCCAAAGATGGGCTCGACGGAGGCGGCTGGATCGTTCGCGTGCTGCCGTTCATCGAAGAGCAATCGCTTTACGATCAATTTGATTTGCCGAACGAGGGAGTCAACGGACGGTGGAACGGTAGTCCTGGCAATCTCGGAATGAATAACACCGTCGATCTTAACTCTCCGTTCACGAGGGCGCTCGGTCAGCAGCCCGCGGTGCTCTCCTGTCCGTCCGACCCAAAGGCGGGCCCGGCCGCAGGCGAGCAGTTTCCCTACAACTCGGGGCAGGAGGCGCCTCGTGGCCCTCAAGTTCTCGTAGCGACAACGAGCTACAAGGGAAATGCCGGAGACGGCGTCTACGAGAATGAGCCGACACCTCTGGCCGATTGGAGCTACGTCCCCCGATTCTCTTGTTATGAAGGAGATGACTGTGTGGGACTGTTTTGGCGCGCGACCTATATCAACGGTGGCGTCAAGATGCGAACCATCACGGATGGAACAAGCCAAACCTTCCTGATGGGTGAAACCTCACCAATCGACGGCAACAGCGCCGCGTGGTCGAGCGATGGCGACTGGGCGGTTACTTCTATTGAAATCAACTTCGACTATACCACCGACGGGGCCTGCATCGACGGCAACGGCGCCGTCAACCCCGGCCAGTGCTGGGGCCTGATGCGGGGCTTCCGCAGCCTGCATCCCGGCGGCGTCAACTTTGCCCGCTGCGACGGGTCGGTCGGCTTCGTATCCGAGACCATCGAGCACGTTGTCTACCGTGCGTTATCGACGCGACAAGGTGGCGAGGTCGTCTCGGAATAG
- a CDS encoding LacI family DNA-binding transcriptional regulator: MAVTIDEIAERAGVSASTVARVLRGDVKGVQERSARKAREILRISEELGYRPNWRARALSRGKTHTIGLLYSNPKWIFEDPMNEIASSFTETLQEENYDLRLVPVTATSDWKELVLGGAVDGLAFLLHVPEPAQPLVLAGRLPTILLGEKFGGLQHVVADDVAGGKLAARHLIGLGHKRIALYVNDSIRDHVSIHERRQGFEQAMRDAGLESKAEVWRCTTEDAMQRILSADAPTAVVCYCHVEALELTHAAWVNGVAIPTDLSLISFNDISATRYTTPPMTVIGFDTAELGRIGARRLAARIASPEEATDENTVVREQLVLRGTTAPPSSR; the protein is encoded by the coding sequence ATGGCCGTCACGATCGACGAAATCGCCGAACGAGCCGGGGTTTCCGCCTCCACCGTCGCGCGGGTGCTGCGCGGCGATGTGAAAGGCGTTCAAGAACGCAGCGCTCGCAAGGCGCGGGAGATCCTGCGGATCTCGGAGGAGCTTGGCTACCGCCCCAACTGGCGCGCCCGCGCCCTTTCGCGGGGGAAGACTCACACGATCGGACTGCTCTACTCGAACCCCAAATGGATCTTCGAAGACCCGATGAACGAGATCGCCTCTTCGTTCACGGAGACCCTTCAAGAAGAGAACTACGACCTTCGCTTGGTCCCCGTCACAGCGACGAGCGATTGGAAAGAGCTGGTGCTCGGCGGAGCTGTGGACGGCCTCGCCTTCCTGCTTCACGTCCCTGAACCGGCCCAGCCGCTGGTCTTGGCGGGTCGGCTCCCTACGATCCTGCTAGGCGAGAAGTTCGGCGGGCTCCAGCACGTCGTCGCCGACGATGTGGCGGGGGGCAAGCTCGCCGCTCGCCACCTCATCGGATTGGGGCACAAGCGGATCGCGCTGTACGTCAACGACTCGATACGCGACCACGTCAGCATCCATGAACGGCGCCAAGGCTTCGAGCAAGCCATGCGCGACGCCGGGCTCGAGTCGAAGGCCGAGGTTTGGCGGTGCACCACCGAAGACGCTATGCAGCGCATCCTCTCCGCCGACGCCCCCACGGCGGTGGTCTGCTACTGCCATGTCGAAGCGCTCGAGCTGACGCACGCCGCGTGGGTGAACGGCGTCGCGATCCCCACCGACCTGAGCTTGATCTCGTTCAACGACATTTCGGCGACACGCTACACCACGCCGCCGATGACGGTGATCGGATTCGACACGGCGGAGCTAGGCCGCATCGGCGCGCGGCGCCTCGCGGCACGGATTGCTTCGCCAGAAGAAGCGACCGATGAGAACACCGTCGTTCGCGAACAACTCGTGCTCCGTGGAACGACGGCGCCGCCGTCTTCACGCTAA
- a CDS encoding endo-1,4-beta-xylanase → MRRIPSSTRRLTSRRIARLAILFGVVSLGLTSAGRAAEYVLSDFNNSGFEYTFDNFSQTIGPTSVRLQDTTDGWGGGGFGVPLDLSSFAEGRLVVDFTPLAGNSVSTFTVELIEQGSGGQTTKSGKWDFAVGGLPAGVPTQLVSTTTLSQPLSGIGDFGSLNLSQLSQWQVLGQFGSSSPFDIRFDRIAVSTDTAAPPAYPGAEADAPWRATAASRIDAIRKADLIVNVVDLSGAPVPGAAVHVAMQQHDFGFGTAVQAFRLRDNNPQHDQYKAKTTELFNVATLENNLKWQPWEGEWGGQFTQQGAINALDWLADQGIDARGHVMVWPGADNLPNDIRQMLADNDLTPAEQQTVRTRIANHIAAIGAATNGRVVDWDVINETRTNNDLMRELAEGDQAMVTWMQQAAAAAPGTGLYINDFGILNTWGRGANRNQYFNTIEELQAGGAPVTGVGFQGHFTEGDIIGPEEVWQVLDQFQQLGLDMQVTEFDLNTTDEQLQAEYTRDFMTAVFAHEGMNAFIQWGFWEDGHWRPDAAMFRSDWSIKPNGEAYIDLVFDEWWTDEQAAADADGAAAVRGFNGDYEVTASASGQSVSVETTLSDGGQSLTITVPILVGDYNADGVVDAADYTVWRDNRGSTTSLAADGDNNGVVDDNDYALWQLRFGATTSDVPVRGIPEPACVAIAACSVLIASLLRNHRS, encoded by the coding sequence ATGCGACGAATCCCGAGCAGTACGCGACGCTTGACGTCTCGCCGGATCGCTAGGCTGGCGATCCTCTTTGGCGTGGTGTCCCTAGGCCTGACGTCCGCGGGCAGGGCGGCTGAGTACGTGCTCAGCGATTTCAACAACTCTGGCTTCGAGTACACGTTCGACAACTTCAGCCAGACCATTGGTCCCACCTCGGTTAGGCTCCAGGACACCACCGACGGATGGGGCGGCGGCGGTTTTGGAGTCCCGCTCGACCTCAGTTCCTTTGCAGAGGGACGGCTAGTCGTCGACTTCACGCCATTGGCTGGCAACTCGGTCTCAACCTTCACGGTCGAGTTGATCGAACAAGGAAGCGGCGGCCAGACCACCAAGAGCGGCAAGTGGGACTTTGCCGTGGGCGGCTTGCCCGCCGGGGTCCCGACGCAGCTCGTCTCGACGACGACGTTGTCCCAGCCGCTTTCGGGTATCGGCGACTTCGGCAGCCTCAACCTTTCCCAGCTGAGCCAGTGGCAGGTACTCGGCCAGTTCGGATCGTCGAGCCCGTTCGACATCCGCTTCGACCGGATCGCCGTCTCAACCGACACGGCGGCGCCGCCGGCTTACCCCGGGGCCGAGGCCGACGCGCCGTGGCGCGCTACGGCCGCGTCGCGAATCGACGCCATTCGTAAGGCGGACCTGATCGTCAACGTCGTCGACCTGTCGGGCGCCCCCGTCCCGGGCGCGGCCGTGCATGTCGCTATGCAGCAGCATGATTTTGGTTTCGGCACGGCTGTCCAGGCGTTCCGCCTCCGTGACAACAATCCACAACACGACCAATACAAGGCCAAGACCACCGAGTTGTTCAACGTCGCGACGCTCGAGAACAACCTCAAGTGGCAGCCCTGGGAGGGCGAGTGGGGAGGGCAGTTTACGCAACAGGGCGCTATCAACGCTCTCGATTGGCTTGCGGATCAAGGGATCGACGCGCGCGGCCACGTCATGGTCTGGCCGGGAGCCGATAATTTGCCCAACGACATCCGCCAGATGCTCGCTGACAACGACCTCACGCCAGCCGAGCAGCAGACGGTGCGGACGCGGATCGCCAACCACATCGCCGCCATCGGAGCGGCTACCAATGGCAGAGTTGTTGACTGGGACGTCATCAACGAGACCCGCACCAACAATGACCTGATGCGCGAACTTGCCGAGGGGGACCAAGCCATGGTGACCTGGATGCAGCAAGCGGCCGCCGCGGCGCCGGGGACCGGGCTCTACATCAACGATTTCGGCATCCTCAACACGTGGGGCCGCGGCGCGAATCGCAACCAGTACTTCAACACCATCGAAGAGTTGCAAGCTGGCGGAGCCCCCGTGACCGGCGTGGGCTTCCAGGGCCACTTCACCGAGGGCGACATCATCGGCCCCGAGGAGGTCTGGCAAGTCCTCGATCAGTTTCAACAGCTCGGCCTCGACATGCAGGTCACCGAGTTCGACCTCAACACCACCGACGAGCAGCTCCAAGCCGAGTACACCCGCGACTTCATGACGGCGGTGTTCGCGCACGAGGGCATGAACGCCTTCATCCAATGGGGCTTCTGGGAGGACGGTCACTGGCGCCCCGACGCCGCGATGTTCCGCAGCGATTGGTCGATCAAACCCAACGGCGAGGCGTACATCGACCTCGTGTTCGACGAGTGGTGGACCGACGAGCAGGCCGCCGCCGACGCCGACGGCGCCGCGGCCGTCAGGGGCTTCAACGGCGACTACGAAGTGACCGCGTCCGCCTCCGGCCAGAGTGTTTCGGTCGAGACGACGCTCAGCGATGGCGGCCAAAGCCTTACGATCACCGTGCCGATACTCGTTGGCGACTACAACGCCGACGGCGTCGTCGACGCGGCGGACTACACCGTCTGGCGTGACAACCGCGGGTCAACGACCAGCCTCGCCGCCGACGGCGACAACAACGGCGTCGTCGATGATAACGACTATGCGCTATGGCAATTGCGGTTCGGAGCGACAACGTCGGACGTCCCGGTAAGGGGGATCCCCGAGCCGGCCTGCGTAGCGATCGCCGCCTGTAGCGTTCTCATCGCTTCTTTGCTTCGCAATCATCGAAGCTAG
- the xylA gene encoding xylose isomerase, which translates to MPAFPEVASSIPYEGPTSRNPLAFKHYDAEAVIEGKPMRDHLRFSVVYWHTFRGAGSDPFGPGTMVRPWEDGTDSVENAKNRVRVAFEFITKLGAPYYAFHDRDVAPEGKTLAESHKNLDAVVAVLKEEQERTGVKLLWGTANLFSNPRYMHGAATSCNAEVFAYGAAQVKKAIEVTHELGGEGYTFWGGREGYQCLWNTDMKREQEHLARFLHLAVDHAKSIGFTKPFYIEPKPKEPTKHQYDSDAAACLNFLRQYDLLPYFKLNLETNHATLAGHTMQHELEVAGAAGALGSIDANTGDLLLGWDTDQFPTDIYVTTQCMHSILKWGGLTTGGVNFDAKVRRESFEPIDLFYAHIGGMDAFARGLKIAAAMRADGRIEGMVRDRYTSWDSGLGAEIEAGKHSLASLEELMLKKGEAAPNASGRQELFENVINEYL; encoded by the coding sequence ATGCCCGCGTTCCCCGAAGTCGCGTCGTCGATCCCCTACGAAGGCCCCACGAGCCGCAACCCGCTGGCATTCAAGCACTACGACGCCGAAGCGGTGATCGAGGGCAAGCCGATGCGGGACCACCTGCGGTTCAGCGTCGTCTACTGGCACACGTTCCGCGGCGCCGGCAGCGACCCTTTCGGCCCCGGCACGATGGTGCGGCCGTGGGAGGACGGCACCGACAGCGTCGAGAACGCCAAGAACCGCGTGCGGGTCGCGTTCGAGTTCATTACGAAACTCGGCGCGCCGTACTACGCGTTCCACGACCGCGACGTGGCGCCCGAGGGGAAGACGCTCGCTGAGAGTCATAAGAACCTCGACGCGGTCGTTGCCGTGCTCAAGGAAGAGCAAGAGCGCACCGGCGTGAAGCTGTTGTGGGGCACCGCGAACTTGTTCAGCAACCCGCGTTACATGCACGGCGCGGCGACGAGCTGCAACGCCGAGGTCTTCGCGTACGGCGCGGCGCAGGTGAAGAAGGCGATCGAGGTGACGCACGAGCTCGGCGGCGAGGGCTACACGTTCTGGGGCGGCCGCGAGGGCTACCAGTGTTTGTGGAACACCGACATGAAGCGCGAGCAAGAACACCTCGCGCGGTTTCTGCATTTGGCGGTCGATCACGCCAAGTCTATCGGTTTCACTAAGCCGTTCTATATCGAGCCGAAGCCGAAGGAACCGACCAAGCACCAGTACGACTCGGACGCCGCCGCGTGCCTCAATTTCTTGCGACAGTACGACCTGTTGCCGTACTTCAAGCTCAACCTCGAAACGAACCACGCCACGCTTGCCGGGCACACGATGCAGCACGAGCTGGAGGTCGCCGGAGCGGCGGGCGCGCTCGGCTCGATCGACGCCAACACGGGCGACCTCTTGCTCGGTTGGGACACGGACCAGTTCCCCACCGACATCTACGTGACGACGCAGTGCATGCATTCGATCCTCAAGTGGGGCGGGCTCACGACCGGCGGCGTCAACTTCGACGCCAAGGTCCGCCGCGAAAGCTTCGAGCCGATCGACCTGTTCTACGCCCACATCGGCGGCATGGACGCCTTCGCGCGCGGCCTCAAGATCGCCGCGGCGATGCGCGCCGATGGGCGGATCGAAGGAATGGTCCGCGACCGCTACACGAGTTGGGACAGCGGCCTGGGGGCCGAAATCGAGGCCGGCAAGCACTCGCTGGCTTCGCTCGAAGAGCTGATGCTAAAGAAGGGCGAAGCGGCGCCGAACGCCAGCGGGCGGCAGGAGTTGTTTGAGAATGTGATTAACGAGTACCTCTAG